One genomic segment of Hordeum vulgare subsp. vulgare chromosome 2H, MorexV3_pseudomolecules_assembly, whole genome shotgun sequence includes these proteins:
- the LOC123429590 gene encoding indole-2-monooxygenase-like produces MAHHLGVLYHLMHETSPQAVLLVLLILLLRFATKGSGSKKQARLPPSPPGLPLIGHLHLGRDHVSLCNLAKKHGSDDGLMLLRRGTVPHLVVSSPGAAKAIMRTHGHLFASRPTSMVAGELLYGPLDVVFAPYGEHWRQARKLATMHLLSLRKVQSYRLARRQEVRLVMAVIREAAATGTAVDMSEMMNTFAYGMVCGALSGKFIKKEGRNKMLRELIEANTTLFASFNLENCFPRLAWLTRSSVCSKAKKVNRRWDDLLEKIIQDHEKRSLLSPHGTHHDAKQEEGSDFIDVLLSVRQQEDYEGITREHIKAILMDMFAAGTDTSSFALEVAMAEIMRNPRVMTKLQAEVRNGTPKGQDMVEEENLANMAYLKAVVKETLRLHPPLPLLIPHSSMLESDVDVAGYTLPSGAWVMVNTWAINRDPGWWEKPEEFLPERFMEGGSASTVDFRGNDFQFLPFGAGRRICPGMNFGLAMIEIMLANLVYGHDWELPSGIEKNGIDMTEVFRLSVRRKEKLMLVPKTT; encoded by the exons ATGGCGCATCACTTGGGTGTATTATACCATCTCATGCATGAGACAAGTCCACAAGCAGTGTTACTTGTACTGCTAATACTGCTGCTGCGCTTCGCCACAAAAGGTAGTGGTAGCAAGAAGCAAGCGCGTCTCCCTCCTTCCCCTCCAGGCCTTCCTTTGATAGGCCACTTGCACCTTGGCCGCGATCACGTCTCCCTATGCAACCTCGCCAAGAAGCATGGCTCCGACGACGGCCTCATGCTCCTCCGCCGCGGCACCGTCCCGCACCTCGTTGTGTCGTCCCCTGGCGCCGCCAAGGCGATCATGCGGACGCACGGCCACCTGTTCGCCTCGCGGCCAACATCCATGGTCGCCGGCGAGCTCCTATATGggccgttggacgtcgtcttcgcccCCTACGGCGAGCACTGGCGGCAGGCGAGGAAGCTCGCCACTATGCACCTGCTCAGCCTCAGGAAGGTCCAGTCATACCGCCTCGCCCGTCGGCAAGAG GTGAGACTGGTGATGGCCGTGATCCGAGAGGCGGCGGCCACGGGCACGGCGGTGGACATGAGCGAGATGATGAACACGTTTGCGTACGGCATGGTGTGCGGCGCCTTGTCGGGGAAGTTCATCAAGAAGGAAGGCCGGAACAAGATGTTGAGGGAGCTGATCGAGGCGAACACAACTCTCTTTGCGAGTTTCAACCTGGAAAACTGCTTCCCAAGGTTAGCATGGCTCACTAGATCTAGTGTTTGCAGCAAGGCCAAGAAGGTGAACAGAAGATGGGACGATCTGCTCGAAAAGATAATACAAGACCACGAGAAACGATCATTGTTGTCACCACATGGCACACACCACGATGCCAAACAGGAAGAAGGGAGTGACTTCATTGATGTACTTCTATCGGTTCGGCAGCAGGAAGACTACGAGGGTATCACCAGAGAGCACATCAAGGCCATCTTAATG GACATGTTTGCTGCAGGCACAGACACATCGTCCTTCGCGTTGGAGGTCGCTATGGCTGAGATCATGCGTAACCCTCGAGTCATGACTAAGCTACAAGCCGAGGTGAGGAACGGCACACCAAAGGGGCAAGACATGGTCGAGGAAGAGAACTTAGCCAACATGGCATATTTGAAGGCCGTGGTCAAGGAGACACTAAGGCTGCACCCGCCGCTACCGCTCCTCATCCCTCACAGTTCCATGTTAGAGAGTGATGTCGATGTCGCCGGATACACGCTCCCTTCTGGAGCATGGGTCATGGTGAACACGTGGGCTATCAACAGAGACCCTGGGTGGTGGGAGAAGCCGGAGGAGTTCCTGCCGGAAAGGTTCATGGAGGGTGGTAGTGCCTCGACAGTGGACTTCAGGGGGAATGACTTTCAGTTTTTGCCGTTCGGAGCTGGTAGGAGGATCTGCCCTGGTATGAACTTCGGGTTGGCGATGATCGAGATCATGCTGGCAAACCTTGTGTACGGCCACGATTGGGAGCTACCGTCTGGCATTGAGAAGAACGGTATTGACATGACTGAGGTGTTTCGCTTGAGCGTGCGACGGAAGGAGAAACTGATGCttgttccaaagaccacttaa